The following are encoded together in the Archocentrus centrarchus isolate MPI-CPG fArcCen1 chromosome 23, fArcCen1, whole genome shotgun sequence genome:
- the dhx57 gene encoding putative ATP-dependent RNA helicase DHX57 has translation MSARRRGGKPNRGGGRFNKPRGGGGRGVVGGNRKGGATRWDDGEDFSLAFGPSCSSRTGKGRGGGGRAGGRDGGRGEKGARDQDRDGKRDVKISVEALPRSLVSPRMYAKVSDGIKPEASNMPFQKIFMSNENQEQLKEFLRELRTQDFDELYDDSGSDYSRIEEEEEGEFDELDYREEGQFWATNDEPVEKAESPAFGPESEDEQPTPEPIISLFAIGKLCRYGFDRERSKQALESGGGEFGATLEQLLQQVFSECYGQKALSPDGLEEVPMDECMSQREEEALALAAIYGERFSERIANAVWTVTLDLSFLSGSSGKNGGGAGGGAENLREVCRFYMKGHGCRFGDKCRFKHRLPTKDRSMAGSSDLKGPGQPGISSYSPPEYELEVRFPKGNRYPFQAPVVAFSTNDESLGAAGRLSVTERLFGEALAAAKSSEPIVYTLINLCEDENTMRKLLAVRHHKYSTPPPVVVPPPSLAIAKSKSARSSASEESRSTSTSSSNHTNSKRTPTSNNQRTIETVDAEETDDRDEDEEDQAVPVENASYVNLRKMMVKRHNQKMGNVLRENSKLRQEFQRKQSSRHYSSMLEQRKTLPAWQEKENILDVLDQCQVLVISGMTGCGKTTQIPQFILDASLSSSTEQVANIICTQPRRISAMSVAQRVAQERAECLGNSVGYQIRLESVRTSATRLLYCTTGVLLRRLEGDADLKGVTHVIVDEVHERTEESDFLLLVLKDLMVQRPDLKIILMSATLNANLISEYFYNCPTVHIPGRTFPVDQFFLEDAIAKTGYIIEDGSPYMRSGKQHQSSTCGQTKGDPRCVVDDLGDDVWNFMSFCKKDFVKDEIPDQQLSLQYLTIRYKDTKKSVLKTMAAMDLDKINMDLVESLLEWIVEGKHNYPPGAVLVFLPGLAEIKMLYEQLQCNRKFNNRGASRCVVYPLHSTLSNEEQEAVFSHPPDGVTKIIISTNIAETSVTIDDVVYVIDSGKMKEKRYDASKSMESLEDTWISRANALQRKGRAGRVASGVCFHLFTSHCFKHQLAEQQLPEIQRVPLEQLCLRIKILDVFAEQMLESVFSRLIEPPPMGSLDAAKQRLQDLGALMADERLTPLGYHLACLPVDVRIGKLMLFGAIFRCLDPALTIAASLAFKSPFVSPWDKREEATERKRAFALANSDHLALLQAYKGFWSAAKHGYCAGFSYCRENFLSWRGLQEIASLKRQFAELLSDIGFIKEGLRARIIEHMSSKGTDGVLEATGPEANLNSKNIRLISAMLCAALYPNVVQVRAPQGNYKKTCKGAMMMQPKANELRFMIKNDGYVHIHPSSVNYMVRHYASPYLVYHEKVKTSRVFIRDCSMVSVYALVLFGCGQVNVELHKGDFLVSLDDGWIRFAAASHQVAELVKELRWELDRLLEDKIRNPSMDLCSCPRGSSIIRMIVHLISTE, from the exons ATGAGTGCAAGGAGAAGAGGTGGGAAGCCTAACAGAGGAGGTGGGAGATTTAACAAaccaagaggaggaggaggacgaggtgTAGTAGGTGGAAATCGGAAAGGAGGAGCCACTCGCTGGGATGACGGTGAAGATTTCAGCCTCGCTTTTGGCCCCTCTTGCTCCAGCAG AACCGGTAAAGGGCGAGGAGGTGGCGGCCGTGCCGGTGGCAGGGATGGGGGTCGAGGAGAAAAGGGAGCTAGGGATCAAGACAGAGATGGGAAACGGGATGTGAAAATCAGTGTTGAGGCTCTTCCAAGATCCTTGGTGAGTCCCAGGATGTATGCAAAGGTCAGCGATGGCATCAAACCAGAGGCGAGCAACATGCCCTTTCAGAAGATCTTCATGAGTAATGAGAACCAAGAACAGCTCAAGGAGTTCCTGAGGGAACTACGGACTCAGGACTTTGATGAACTATATGA TGATTCTGGTTCAGATTATTCCAGgatagaagaggaggaggaaggggaatTTGATGAATTGGATTACCGTGAGGAAGGCCAGTTTTGGGCCACGAACGATGAGCCTGTGGAGAAGGCAGAGAGCCCGGCATTTGGCCCAGAATCTGAGGATGAACAGCCCACCCCTGAACCTATTATTTCCTTATTTGCCATAGGAAAGCTCTGCAG GTATGGTTTTGACAGGGAGCGTAGCAAACAGGCACTGGAGTCAGGTGGAGGAGAGTTCGGGGCAACTTTGGAACAGCTTCTCCAACAGGTTTTCAGTGAGTGCTATGGTCAGAAAGCACTTTCCCCTGATGGCCTAGAGGAGGTGCCTATGGATGAGTGTATGAGCCAAAGAGAGGAAGAAGCCCTGGCACTAGCTGCCATTTATGGTGAGCGCTTCAGCGAGCGCATTGCCAATGCTGTCTGGACAGTGACCCTGGACCTCTCGTTCCTCTCAGGCAGTTCTGGCAAGAATGGAGGAGGGGCTGGTGGAGGAGCTGAAAACCTCCGTGAAGTTTGCAGATTTTACATGAAAGGTCACGGCTGCCGCTTTGGAGACAAATGCAGGTTCAAACACAGACTTCCCACAAAAGACAGGTCTATGGCTGGTTCTTCAGACCTGAAGGGCCCAGGCCAGCCTGGTATCAGCAGCTATTCTCCTCCTGAGTATGAACTGGAGGTTCGTTTCCCCAAAGGGAACCGTTATCCTTTTCAAGCACCAGTAGTTGCCTTCAGTACCAATGATGAGTCTCTTGGGGCTGCAGGGAGGCTCAGCGTGACTGAGAGGCTATTTGGAGAAGCGTTGGCTGCAGCAAAGAGCAGCGAGCCTATTGTTTACACCCTGATAAATTTATGTGAGGATGAAAATACTATGAGAAAACTATTGGCTGTACGTCATCACAAATATAGCACCCCGCCTCCTGTTGTcgttcctccaccttctcttGCCATAGCAAAGAGTAAGAGTGCAAGGAGCAGTGCCTCTGAGGAGAGCAGGAGTACCAGCACCAGCAGTAGTAATCATACAAACAGCAAGAGGACTCCTACATCTAATAATCAGAGGACCATAGAGA CTGTTGATGCAGAGGAGACGGATGACAGAGACGAGGATGAGGAGGATCAGGCCGTTCCAGTCGAGAACGCGAGTTATGTCAATCTCAGGAAGATGATGGTGAAAAGGCACAATCAGAAGATGGGCAATGTGCTGCGAGAAAACAGCAAGCTGCGCCAAGAGTTCCAGAGGAAACAG TCCTCCAGACACTATAGCTCTATGCTTGAACAGAGGAAGACGCTTCCAGCTTGGCAAGAAAAAGAGAACATTCTAGATGTGTTGGACCAGTGTCAGGTGCTGGTGATCAGTGGAATGACTGG GTGTGGTAAGACCACTCAGATTCCTCAGTTCATTCTGGATGCCTCTTTGAGCAGCTCCACAGAGCAGGTAGCCAACATCATCTGCACTCAGCCACGCCGCATTTCTGCCATGTCCGTGGCTCAGAGAGTGGCGCAAGAGCGCGCCGAGTGTCTGGGAAACTCTGTGGGCTACCAAATCCGCCTGGAGAGTGTCAGG ACTTCAGCTACCAGACTGCTGTACTGCACCACAGGCGTGTTGCTGAGGAGACTGGAGGGCGATGCAGACCTCAAAGGAGTCACACATGTCATCGTGGATGAGGTGCATGAGCGAACAGAGGAGAG TGACTTCCTGCTGCTGGTGCTCAAAGACTTGATGGTACAAAGGCCAGACCTGAAGATTATTCTCATGAGTGCCACTCTTAATGCAAACCTCATCTCTGAGTATTTCTACAACTGTCCTACTGTCCACATACCAG GGCGCACATTCCCTGTTGACCAGTTTTTTCTTGAAGATGCTATTGCTAAAACTGG TTACATCATTGAGGATGGTAGCCCTTACATGCGCTCAGGGAAACAGCATCAGTCTTCCACATGTGGCCAAACCAAAGGGGACCCGAGGTGCGTGGTGGATGATTTAGGTGATGATGTCTGGAACTTCATGTCATTCTGCAAGAAAGACTTTGTCAAAGATGAGATCCCAGACCAGCAGCTCAGCCTGCAGTATCTCACAATCAGATACAAAG ATACTAAGAAGTCTGTGCTCAAGACCATGGCTGCAATGGACCTGGACAAGATCAACATGGACCTGGTGGAAAGCCTGCTGGAGTGGATAGTAGAAGGAAAACACAACTACCCACCAG GTGCAGTGCTGGTGTTTTTGCCGGGCCTCGCTGAGATCAAGATGCTCTACGAGCAGCTCCAGTGCAACAGAAAGTTCAACAACAGGGGCGCATCCAG GTGTGTTGTGTACCCACTCCACTCAACCTTATCCAATGAGGAGCAGGAGGCAGTTTTTAGCCATCCTCCAGATGGTGTCACAAAGATCATCATCTCCACCAACATCGCTGAGACCTCGGTGACCATTGATGACGTGGTATACGTCATTGACTCCGGCAAGATGAAGGAGAAAAG GTATGATGCATCCAAAAGCATGGAGAGCCTGGAGGACACGTGGATTTCTCGAGCCAACGCACTGCAGAGAAAGGGTCGAGCAGGTCGCGTGGCCTCGGGGGTCTGCTTCCACCTCTTCACCAGCCACTGCTTTAAACACCAGCTGGCTGAGCAGCAGCTGCCTGAGATCCAGAGAGTGCCTCTAGAGCAGCTCTGTCTCCG AATCAAGATCCTGGATGTGTTTGCGGAGCAGATGCTGGAGTCGGTCTTCTCTCGGCTCATCGAGCCCCCGCCGATGGGAAGCTTGGATGCAGCCAAGCAGCGCCTTCAGGACTTGGGAGCTCTGATGGCAGATGAGAGGCTGACCCCGCTGGGCTACCACCTAGCCTGCCTGCCCGTTGACGTGCGCATCGGAAAGCTCATGCTGTTTGGCGCCATCTTCCGATGCCTTGACCCAGCACTCACCATCGCTGCCAGTCTGGCCTTCAAATCCCCATTT GTGTCTCCATGGGATAAGCGAGAGGAAGCCACTGAGAGGAAACGAGCGTTTGCCCTGGCTAATAGTGACCATCTAGCTTTGTTACAGGCATATAAG GGATTTTGGTCTGCTGCAAAGCATGGCTACTGTGCTGGCTTCAGCTACTGCAGAGAGAACTTCCTGTCATGGCGTGGTTTGCAG GAGATCGCCAGCCTGAAGAGGCAGTttgctgagctgctgtctgatATTGGCTTTATCAAGGAGGGACTGAGGGCCAGGATTATTGAGCACATGTCCTCCAAGGGTACTGATGGGGTCCTGGAGGCTACTGGCCCtgag GCAAACCTCAACTCCAAAAACATCCGGTTGATATCCGCCATGCTGTGTGCTGCCCTCTATCCCAATGTGGTCCAG GTACGAGCTCCTCAGGGGAATTACAAGAAGACCTGCAAGGGAGCGATGATGATGCAACCCAAAGCCAACGAGCTCCGCTTCATGATCAAAAACGACGGCTACGTCCACATCCACCCCTCATCTGTCAACTATATG GTTCGCCACTATGCCAGCCCCTACCTTGTTTACCACGAGAAGGTGAAAACGAGCCGTGTCTTCATCAGGGACTGCAGCATGGTGTCTGTTTACGCACTGGTGCTGTTTGGATGCGGACAGGTCAACGTCGAGCTGCACAAAGGGGACTTTCTCGTTTCcctggatgatggatggatccgatttgctgctgcttcacatcag GTGGCTGAGCTTGTGAAGGAGCTGCGCTGGGAGCTGGACCGGCTTCTGGAGGATAAAATCAGGAACCCAAGCATGGACCTGTGCAGCTGCCCCCGTGGCTCCAGCATCATCCGAATGATCGTCCACCTCATCTCCACAGAGTAG
- the LOC115773364 gene encoding dynamin-1-like protein isoform X1: MEALIPVINKLQDVFNTVGADIIQLPQIAVVGTQSSGKSSVLESLVGRDLLPRGTGIVTRRPLILQLVHVDPADTRKHDEGGRDAEEWGKFLHTKNKIYTDFDEIRQEIENETERISGNNKGISDEPIHLKIFSPHVVNLTLVDLPGITKVPVGDQPKDIEIQIRDLILKHISNPNCIILAVTAANTDMATSEALKVAREVDPDGRRTLAVVTKLDLMDAGTDAMDVLMGRVIPVKLGIIGVVNRSQLDINNKKSVADAIRDEHAFLQKKYPSLANRNGTKYLARTLNRLLMHHIRDCLPELKTRINVLAAQYQSLLSSYGEPVEDQSATLLQLITKFATEYCNTIEGTAKYIETAELCGGARICYIFHETFGRTLESVDPLGGLSTIDILTAIRNATGPRPSLFVPEVSFELLVKKQVKRLEEPSLRCVELVHEEMQRIIQHCSNYSTQELQRFPKLHEAIVEVVTSLLRKRLPITNEMVHNLVAIELAYINTKHPDFADACGVMNNNIEEQRRNRMREMPAAVPRDKSVGKGPAGPTVVSGEPPASGAEMDSAKAPAAGAQGEQDGTGNWRGMLKKGEEAPGSGPGSPLKGAVNLLDVPVPVARKLSSREQRDCEVIERLIKSYFLIVRKNIQDSVPKAVMHFLVNHVKDSLQSELVGQLYKSGLLNDLLTESEDMAQRRKEAADMLQALQRASQVIAEIRETHLW, from the exons ATGGAGGCTCTTATCCCCGTTATAAACAAGCTCCAGGATGTGTTCAACACAGTGGGTGCGGATATTATCCAGCTGCCGCAGATTGCAGTAGTGGGGACTCAG AGTAGTGGAAAGAGCTCCGTGCTGGAGAGCCTGGTGGGCAGGGACTTGCTGCCTCGTGGGACCGGCATTGTAACCAGGAGACCCCTCATCCTTCAGCTAGTCCATGTAGATCCTGCAGACACACGAAAACATGATGAAGGTG GTCGAGACGCTGAAGAGTGGGGCAAGTTTCTGCACACTAAAAATAAG atcTACACAGATTTTGATGAAATCAGGCAAGAAATTGAGAATGAAACAGAGCGCATATCTGGGAATAATAAG GGAATCAGCGATGAACCCATTCATCTGAAGATTTTCTCTCCTCATGTCGTTAACCTCACACTAGTTGATCTGCCAGGAATCACTAAG GTGCCCGTGGGTGATCAGCCTAAGGACATTGAGATTCAGATAAGAGATTTAATCCTGAAACACATCTCTAACCCCAACTGCATTATCCTGGCTGTCACAGCGGCTAACACAGATATGGCCACCTCGGAGGCCCTCAAGGTGGCCCGGGAAGTGGACCCAGATG GCAGGAGGACACTGGCTGTGGTGACCAAGCTGGACCTGATGGATGCCGGTACTGATGCTATGGATGTCCTGATGGGCAGAGTGATCCCTGTCAAACTCGGAATAATCGGAGTAGTCAACAG GAGCCAGCTGGATATCAACAATAAAAAGTCTGTGGCTGATGCGATTCGGGATGAACACGCTTTCCTGCAGAAGAAATATCCATCACTTGCCAACAGAAATGGAACCAAATACCTGGCCAGAACCCTAAACAG GCTACTGATGCATCACATTCGAGACTGTCTCCCTGAGCTGAAGACACGGATCAACGTCCTGGCAGCACAGTACCAGTCCCTGCTCAGCAGCTACGGTGAACCTGTGGAGGACCAAAGTGCCACCTTGCTCCAACTCATCACCAAGTTCGCCACAGAGTACTGCAACACCATTGAGGGCACGGCCAAATACATCGAGACGGCAGAGCT GTGTGGGGGAGCCAGAATTTGTTACATATTCCATGAGACTTTCGGTAGAACACTGGAGTCCGTAGATCCTCTGGGAGGACTCAGCACCATAGATATCCTGACAGCCATAAGGAACGCCACA GGCCCTCGACCTTCCCTGTTTGTGCCCGAGGTTTCCTTCGAGCTGCTGGTaaagaagcaggtgaaacgcctGGAGGAGCCCAGTTTGCGTTGCGTGGAGCTGGTCCATGAGGAGATGCAGAGGATCATTCAGCACTGCAGCAACTACAGCACACAG GAGCTGCAGAGATTCCCTAAGCTGCACGAAGCCATTGTAGAAGTGGTCACATCCCTCCTGAGGAAGAGACTTCCCATCACCAACGAGATG GTTCATAACTTGGTTGCAATCGAGCTGGCCTATATCAACACCAAACATCCGGACTTTGCAGATGCGTGTGGGGTCATGAATAACAACATAGAG gaGCAAAGGAGAAACCGGATGAGGGAGATGCCTGCTGCGGTGCCCAGGGATAAG TCTGTTGGCAAAGGCCCGGCCGGCCCAACTGTGGTGTCTGGCGAGCCCCCTGCGTCTGGAGCAGAGATGGACAGTGCCAAG gccCCAGCTGCAGGGGCTCAGGGGGAGCAGGATGGCACGGGGAACTGGAGGGGCATGCTGAAGAAAGGAGAGGAAGCCCCAGGCTCCGGACCCGGAAGCCCACTTAAAGGAGCAGTCAACCTACTAGATGTG cCTGTGCCTGTTGCCAGGAAGCTGTCATCACGTGAACAGCGGGACTGTGAGGTCATCGAGCGCCTCATCAAGTCTTACTTCCTCATTGTCCGGAAGAACATCCAGGACAG CGTGCCAAAGGCAGTGATGCACTTCCTGGTCAACCATGTGAAGGACAGCCTCCAGAGCGAGCTTGTTGGCCAGCTGTATAAATCTGGCCTCCTCAACGACTTGCTGACTGAGTCTGAAGACATGGCCCAGAGGCGTAAGGAAGCCGCTGACATGCTACAG GCGTTGCAGAGGGCCAGTCAGGTGATCGCTGAGATCAGGGAAACACATCTGTggtga
- the morn2 gene encoding MORN repeat-containing protein 2 — MSDKNEGDSLNTNNGEGPLKGSYIFPNGDRYEGECSRSACGATVRSGVGKHTSASGIIYTGEWHEDKMHGRGTLQHPSGAQYKGEFKDNMYHGTGTYTFPDGSVYKGHFHNNRLEGDGSFISADGLVWTGEFHSKAALALKLQHKL, encoded by the exons ATGTCTG acaaGAACGAAGGAGATTCTTTGAACACCAATAATG GGGAAGGACCTCTGAAAGGCTCCTACATTTTCCCAAACGGGGACAGATACG AGGGAGAGTGCAGCAGATCTGCATGTGGAGCAACGGTGAGGAGCGGTGTTGGTAAACACACCTCAGCAAGCGGCATCATATATACTGGAGAGTGGCATGAGGACAAA ATGCATGGCAGAGGGACCCTGCAGCATCCCTCTGGAGCACAATACAAAGGAGAATTCAAAGACAACATGTACCACGGCACAGGAACATACACCTTCCCAGATGGATCTGTGTATAAAGGTCACTTTCACAataacag GTTGGAGGGAGATGGGTCCTTCATCAGTGCGGACGGACTGGTTTGGACGGGGGAGTTCCACAGCAAAGCAGCGCTTGCACTCAAACTGCAACACAAACTTTAg
- the stmp1 gene encoding short transmembrane mitochondrial protein 1: MLQFLAGFTLGNVVGMYLAQNYEVPNIAKKIEAFKKDVEAKKKPPE, encoded by the exons ATGTTACAGTTCTTG GCTGGCTTCACCTTGGGAAATGTTGTGGGGATGTATCTCGCTCAAAACTATGAA GTGCCCAACATAGCCAAGAAAATCGAAGCTTTTAAGAAGGATGTGGAAGCCAAGAAGAAGCCCCCAGAATGA
- the LOC115773364 gene encoding dynamin-1-like protein isoform X2, translating to MEALIPVINKLQDVFNTVGADIIQLPQIAVVGTQSSGKSSVLESLVGRDLLPRGTGIVTRRPLILQLVHVDPADTRKHDEGGRDAEEWGKFLHTKNKIYTDFDEIRQEIENETERISGNNKGISDEPIHLKIFSPHVVNLTLVDLPGITKVPVGDQPKDIEIQIRDLILKHISNPNCIILAVTAANTDMATSEALKVAREVDPDGRRTLAVVTKLDLMDAGTDAMDVLMGRVIPVKLGIIGVVNRSQLDINNKKSVADAIRDEHAFLQKKYPSLANRNGTKYLARTLNRLLMHHIRDCLPELKTRINVLAAQYQSLLSSYGEPVEDQSATLLQLITKFATEYCNTIEGTAKYIETAELCGGARICYIFHETFGRTLESVDPLGGLSTIDILTAIRNATGPRPSLFVPEVSFELLVKKQVKRLEEPSLRCVELVHEEMQRIIQHCSNYSTQELQRFPKLHEAIVEVVTSLLRKRLPITNEMVHNLVAIELAYINTKHPDFADACGVMNNNIEEQRRNRMREMPAAVPRDKAPAAGAQGEQDGTGNWRGMLKKGEEAPGSGPGSPLKGAVNLLDVPVPVARKLSSREQRDCEVIERLIKSYFLIVRKNIQDSVPKAVMHFLVNHVKDSLQSELVGQLYKSGLLNDLLTESEDMAQRRKEAADMLQALQRASQVIAEIRETHLW from the exons ATGGAGGCTCTTATCCCCGTTATAAACAAGCTCCAGGATGTGTTCAACACAGTGGGTGCGGATATTATCCAGCTGCCGCAGATTGCAGTAGTGGGGACTCAG AGTAGTGGAAAGAGCTCCGTGCTGGAGAGCCTGGTGGGCAGGGACTTGCTGCCTCGTGGGACCGGCATTGTAACCAGGAGACCCCTCATCCTTCAGCTAGTCCATGTAGATCCTGCAGACACACGAAAACATGATGAAGGTG GTCGAGACGCTGAAGAGTGGGGCAAGTTTCTGCACACTAAAAATAAG atcTACACAGATTTTGATGAAATCAGGCAAGAAATTGAGAATGAAACAGAGCGCATATCTGGGAATAATAAG GGAATCAGCGATGAACCCATTCATCTGAAGATTTTCTCTCCTCATGTCGTTAACCTCACACTAGTTGATCTGCCAGGAATCACTAAG GTGCCCGTGGGTGATCAGCCTAAGGACATTGAGATTCAGATAAGAGATTTAATCCTGAAACACATCTCTAACCCCAACTGCATTATCCTGGCTGTCACAGCGGCTAACACAGATATGGCCACCTCGGAGGCCCTCAAGGTGGCCCGGGAAGTGGACCCAGATG GCAGGAGGACACTGGCTGTGGTGACCAAGCTGGACCTGATGGATGCCGGTACTGATGCTATGGATGTCCTGATGGGCAGAGTGATCCCTGTCAAACTCGGAATAATCGGAGTAGTCAACAG GAGCCAGCTGGATATCAACAATAAAAAGTCTGTGGCTGATGCGATTCGGGATGAACACGCTTTCCTGCAGAAGAAATATCCATCACTTGCCAACAGAAATGGAACCAAATACCTGGCCAGAACCCTAAACAG GCTACTGATGCATCACATTCGAGACTGTCTCCCTGAGCTGAAGACACGGATCAACGTCCTGGCAGCACAGTACCAGTCCCTGCTCAGCAGCTACGGTGAACCTGTGGAGGACCAAAGTGCCACCTTGCTCCAACTCATCACCAAGTTCGCCACAGAGTACTGCAACACCATTGAGGGCACGGCCAAATACATCGAGACGGCAGAGCT GTGTGGGGGAGCCAGAATTTGTTACATATTCCATGAGACTTTCGGTAGAACACTGGAGTCCGTAGATCCTCTGGGAGGACTCAGCACCATAGATATCCTGACAGCCATAAGGAACGCCACA GGCCCTCGACCTTCCCTGTTTGTGCCCGAGGTTTCCTTCGAGCTGCTGGTaaagaagcaggtgaaacgcctGGAGGAGCCCAGTTTGCGTTGCGTGGAGCTGGTCCATGAGGAGATGCAGAGGATCATTCAGCACTGCAGCAACTACAGCACACAG GAGCTGCAGAGATTCCCTAAGCTGCACGAAGCCATTGTAGAAGTGGTCACATCCCTCCTGAGGAAGAGACTTCCCATCACCAACGAGATG GTTCATAACTTGGTTGCAATCGAGCTGGCCTATATCAACACCAAACATCCGGACTTTGCAGATGCGTGTGGGGTCATGAATAACAACATAGAG gaGCAAAGGAGAAACCGGATGAGGGAGATGCCTGCTGCGGTGCCCAGGGATAAG gccCCAGCTGCAGGGGCTCAGGGGGAGCAGGATGGCACGGGGAACTGGAGGGGCATGCTGAAGAAAGGAGAGGAAGCCCCAGGCTCCGGACCCGGAAGCCCACTTAAAGGAGCAGTCAACCTACTAGATGTG cCTGTGCCTGTTGCCAGGAAGCTGTCATCACGTGAACAGCGGGACTGTGAGGTCATCGAGCGCCTCATCAAGTCTTACTTCCTCATTGTCCGGAAGAACATCCAGGACAG CGTGCCAAAGGCAGTGATGCACTTCCTGGTCAACCATGTGAAGGACAGCCTCCAGAGCGAGCTTGTTGGCCAGCTGTATAAATCTGGCCTCCTCAACGACTTGCTGACTGAGTCTGAAGACATGGCCCAGAGGCGTAAGGAAGCCGCTGACATGCTACAG GCGTTGCAGAGGGCCAGTCAGGTGATCGCTGAGATCAGGGAAACACATCTGTggtga